A genomic stretch from Natronomonas gomsonensis includes:
- a CDS encoding 50S ribosomal protein L32e produces the protein MADDEEYEELTDISGVGPSKAEALQEVGIETVDDVREQSQEDLAEVDGIGNALAARIKADVGGLEVSEDTEAEVEEDEPEEAEETPDEDVETELQPRGLAEKTPELSDNEERLLKQRQRVGKPQFNRQDYHKKKRTPTSWRKPRGGLSKQRRGIKGKGPKVEAGYRTPKAVRGKHPSGFEEVRVENVDDLDGIDGDTEAARIGSTVGARKRERIEEVAEEEGIRVLNPTYVEVEVEE, from the coding sequence GCACTGCAAGAGGTCGGCATCGAGACCGTCGACGACGTCCGTGAGCAGTCCCAGGAGGACCTCGCGGAGGTCGACGGCATCGGGAACGCCCTCGCGGCACGTATCAAAGCCGACGTCGGCGGCCTCGAAGTCTCCGAGGACACCGAGGCTGAAGTCGAAGAGGACGAACCGGAGGAAGCCGAGGAGACGCCCGACGAGGACGTCGAGACGGAACTGCAGCCCCGCGGGCTGGCCGAGAAGACCCCCGAGTTGAGCGACAACGAGGAGCGGCTTCTCAAACAGCGCCAGCGCGTCGGCAAACCGCAGTTCAATCGGCAGGACTACCACAAGAAAAAGCGAACCCCGACCTCCTGGCGCAAGCCCCGCGGTGGGCTCTCGAAGCAGCGCCGCGGCATCAAGGGCAAGGGCCCGAAAGTCGAGGCCGGCTACCGAACGCCGAAGGCGGTGCGCGGCAAGCACCCCAGCGGCTTCGAGGAGGTTCGCGTCGAGAACGTCGACGACCTCGACGGTATCGACGGGGACACGGAGGCCGCCCGAATCGGCTCGACCGTCGGCGCTCGCAAGCGCGAGCGCATCGAAGAGGTCGCCGAGGAGGAAGGCATCCGCGTGCTCAACCCGACCTACGTCGAAGTGGAGGTAGAGGAATGA
- a CDS encoding 50S ribosomal protein L18, with protein MATGPRYKVPMRRRREARTNYHQRLRLLKSGKPRLVARKSNNQTRAQLIVTGTNGDETLASASSADLEEFGWEAPTGNLPAAYLTGLLAGKRAVEAGLEEAVLDIGLNTATPGNKAFAVQEGAIDAGLEIPHNDEVFADWQRTRGTHIAEYAEQEDGLYSGDFDATELPDHFDEVRERLEDEL; from the coding sequence ATGGCAACGGGACCACGATACAAGGTGCCGATGCGGCGTCGCCGCGAGGCCCGAACGAACTACCACCAGAGGTTGCGCCTGCTGAAATCCGGCAAGCCACGCCTCGTTGCTCGCAAGAGCAACAACCAAACCAGGGCGCAGCTGATCGTGACCGGCACGAACGGTGACGAAACGCTTGCGAGCGCTTCCTCGGCCGACCTCGAAGAGTTCGGCTGGGAAGCGCCGACGGGCAACCTGCCCGCGGCGTATCTGACCGGCCTGCTGGCCGGCAAGCGCGCCGTCGAGGCCGGCCTCGAAGAGGCAGTTCTCGACATTGGGCTCAACACGGCGACCCCCGGCAACAAGGCGTTCGCAGTACAGGAAGGTGCAATCGACGCAGGTCTGGAGATTCCGCACAACGACGAGGTGTTCGCTGACTGGCAGCGCACCCGCGGAACCCACATCGCCGAGTACGCTGAACAAGAGGACGGCCTCTACAGCGGCGACTTCGATGCGACGGAGCTTCCGGACCACTTCGACGAGGTGCGAGAGCGCCTGGAGGATGAACTATGA
- a CDS encoding 50S ribosomal protein L30 — MRAIVQLRGEVNQSESVRDTLGMLNLHRVNHATFVPETDAYRGMVTKVNDWVAHGEPTEDIVALLVSNRAEPAEGAADIDDEWVAENTDYDDVDALASALVDEETTLQEQGLSPTLRLHPPRGGHDGVKHPTTEGGQLGPHSTEDIDALLEAMR, encoded by the coding sequence ATGAGGGCCATCGTCCAGCTGCGCGGTGAGGTCAACCAAAGCGAGAGCGTCCGGGACACCCTCGGCATGCTTAACCTCCACCGCGTCAACCACGCCACGTTCGTCCCCGAGACGGACGCCTACCGCGGCATGGTGACGAAGGTCAACGACTGGGTCGCCCACGGCGAACCCACCGAGGACATCGTCGCACTGCTCGTCAGTAACCGTGCCGAGCCCGCCGAGGGCGCGGCCGACATCGACGACGAGTGGGTCGCCGAGAACACCGACTACGACGACGTCGACGCCCTCGCGTCGGCGCTGGTCGACGAGGAGACGACGCTCCAAGAACAGGGGCTCTCGCCGACGCTTCGTCTGCATCCGCCGCGTGGCGGCCACGACGGCGTCAAGCACCCGACGACCGAGGGCGGCCAACTCGGCCCCCACTCGACGGAAGACATCGACGCACTGCTGGAGGCGATGCGATAA
- a CDS encoding uL15m family ribosomal protein, giving the protein MTSKKRRQRGSRTHGGGTHKNRRGAGHRGGRGRAGRDKHEFHNYEPLGKSGFKRPQKTDRTVETVNLRELDEDIAILVEDGVAEESGDGYAIDARDLVEDGHEADSVKVLGAGRVHNTLEVTADDFSDSAEEALSEAGGEAVLSERGEAAEEADKDTTDEDNEEA; this is encoded by the coding sequence ATGACATCCAAGAAACGACGACAGCGCGGCTCTCGCACCCACGGCGGCGGTACCCACAAGAACCGCCGCGGCGCCGGCCACCGAGGCGGGCGCGGTCGTGCGGGCCGTGACAAACACGAGTTCCACAACTACGAACCGCTCGGCAAATCCGGCTTCAAGCGACCCCAGAAGACCGACCGGACGGTCGAGACCGTCAACCTCCGTGAACTCGACGAGGACATCGCGATTCTCGTCGAGGACGGCGTCGCCGAGGAGTCCGGCGACGGCTACGCTATCGACGCCCGGGACCTCGTCGAGGACGGCCACGAGGCCGACTCGGTGAAGGTGCTGGGCGCCGGTCGCGTCCACAACACTTTGGAGGTCACCGCCGACGACTTCTCCGACAGCGCCGAGGAAGCGCTCTCGGAGGCCGGCGGCGAAGCGGTCCTCTCGGAGCGCGGTGAAGCCGCCGAGGAGGCCGACAAAGATACAACCGACGAGGACAACGAGGAAGCGTAA
- a CDS encoding 50S ribosomal protein L19e, whose amino-acid sequence MTDLKAQKRLAADVLGVGKNRVKFDPDAQGEIADAITRDDIRELVDSGVISATEAKGNSRGKARERAKKRSYGHQKGHGSRKGKAGARQNEKEDWTSRIRAQRRELRELRDDGEIDRSQYRELYDQASGGEFDSVADLRRYIDDNYGEI is encoded by the coding sequence ATGACTGACCTGAAAGCACAGAAGCGACTGGCAGCGGACGTGCTCGGCGTCGGGAAGAACCGCGTCAAGTTCGACCCCGACGCACAGGGCGAAATCGCCGACGCCATCACGCGCGACGACATCCGAGAGCTCGTCGACAGCGGCGTCATCTCCGCGACCGAGGCCAAGGGCAACTCCCGCGGCAAGGCTCGCGAACGGGCGAAGAAGCGCTCCTACGGCCACCAGAAGGGACACGGCTCCCGGAAGGGGAAGGCCGGAGCACGACAGAACGAGAAGGAGGATTGGACGAGCCGCATCCGCGCACAGCGTCGCGAACTCCGCGAACTGCGCGATGACGGCGAAATCGACCGCTCGCAGTACCGCGAGCTGTACGACCAAGCCAGCGGTGGCGAGTTCGACAGCGTCGCGGACCTGCGACGGTACATCGACGACAACTACGGTGAAATCTGA
- a CDS encoding 30S ribosomal protein S5 yields the protein MSNGWEPRTRLGRKVAEDEITSMRDALQSGLPLKEPEIVDQLLPGLDDEVLDINMVQRMTDSGRRVKFRCVVVVGNRDGFVGYAQGRDDQVGGAIQKAINVAKLNIIDVSRGCGSWECGCGRPHTVALRTTGKAGSVEVELQPAPRGLGLAGGETVRHVLELAGIEDIWTRSSGNTRTTVNFAKATFNALRATAEARVPERTLEKREVVE from the coding sequence ATGAGTAACGGATGGGAGCCGCGGACGCGGCTCGGACGCAAGGTAGCAGAGGACGAGATTACCTCGATGCGTGACGCCCTGCAGTCGGGGCTTCCGCTGAAGGAACCGGAAATCGTCGACCAGCTCCTCCCCGGACTGGACGACGAGGTCCTGGACATCAACATGGTCCAGCGGATGACCGACTCCGGTCGACGCGTGAAGTTCCGCTGTGTCGTCGTCGTGGGCAACCGCGACGGCTTCGTCGGCTACGCGCAGGGTCGAGACGACCAGGTCGGTGGTGCGATTCAGAAGGCCATCAACGTGGCCAAACTGAACATCATCGACGTTTCGCGTGGCTGTGGGTCCTGGGAGTGTGGCTGCGGCCGCCCCCACACCGTCGCGCTGCGGACGACCGGCAAGGCCGGCTCCGTCGAGGTCGAACTACAGCCCGCCCCGCGTGGGCTGGGACTGGCGGGCGGAGAGACCGTCCGGCACGTCCTCGAACTCGCGGGCATCGAGGACATCTGGACGCGCTCCAGCGGGAACACCCGAACGACGGTCAACTTCGCGAAGGCGACGTTCAACGCCCTTCGTGCGACCGCGGAGGCCCGCGTTCCCGAGCGAACCCTCGAAAAGCGTGAGGTGGTCGAATGA